The DNA window AAGGTAGTGGATGAACGGGAAAATCTCCATTAGCCAGAATAATGGCAGAGGGATTCTTAGCGATTGTCAGTAACGGGTATTTTTTCATCATTCAAAGCATTATATAACATCATCTTTTTCCATTTGAAATAGCCAAATACAGCAATCACAGAATACAAACCGTAGAGAATAGTTGTAGGATACAGACCTTTGTAAAGATACAAAGCACAACAAGCAACATCCACAACAATCCAAACCAGCCATTGCTCAATATACTTATATGCCAGCAACCACATTCCAATAATACTTAAAGCAGTAACAAATGAGTCTGCATAAGGAACCGTACTGTCAGTATAACGAGTCAGGATAAAAGCTATTCCAACAAAAAGTATGGCAAAGATAATAATTATCGGCAAGAAGTATTTAACCGGAGTATAAGAAATAGGTCGCTCCTCTCCTTCTTTTTGGTCGGACTTTTTCATCCACATCACCAGCCCGTACAAACCGGCCAGTAAATAATAGATATTAATACCCATATCTGCATAAAGCCCCGCAGCATAAAACACATATATGTATACAAGCGGCATAACAACTCCGGCAAACCACAAATAGATACTTGCTTTATACTCTAAGTAGAGATAAAGCAAGCCTATCAGTGTGCCTATAATTTCAAGATAATCCATTATAGTATATTTTCTTTATCAGAATTTCAACGTAATTCCGGCCAAAATGTTTGTTCCTGCCTGAGCAAAATAACCGGCACCGTTATAGCGTACTTTACTCTTATCTGCATTTATCACATATGAACTATATCCATATCCGTTGCTTTCATACTTCTCATTAAACAGATTATTGATTGAAAGAGCTAAATGAATTGATTTAAATGCAGGCAGACTGAACGTATATCCTAAACGGAGGTTATTTACAAAGTAAGCATCGAGAACACAATCTTCTTGTTGTGAGTTAGATAGGTATTGTTTACCTACATAACTTGATTGAAGTGCTGCATCCCAGTTCTTATAAGTAAATGTAAACATGCTATTTGCTATTACATTTGGCGAATAAGCAATTGTTGTTTTTCCTACGTAGTTAGATGTTTGAGTATACAATGGCTTCCAGTTTGCATCATAATTATCAAGATATTCAGTATAGTCATTAATCTTATTCTGACTTAAAGTTGCGTTTCCATCCCATCTCAACCAGGAAGTAATCTTTGCACCAAGCATATATTCCATACCTACACGGTAACTATCAGGAACATTATCAGCCAGTGGTTCACCAATATCATTTGTCTGACCGGTAAGAATAAGCTGATCTTTATACTTCATGTAGTAGAAGTTCACACCTACAAGAAATCGGGAATCATTGTATGTATATCCGGCTTCATAATCGAACAATCTTTCTGAAGAAGGAGTTTTGCCAAACTTAGCATCCGTAAAGTTATTACGGGTAGGTTCTTTATGAGCCACTGAGAATGAAGCATAAGCAGAATTATTTTTATTCATCTGCCAAAACAAACCAGCTTTCGGATTAAAGAAGTTATAATTGTTATCTACTGCCAAAGTCTGCATTCCGCCCGGAGTCTTGGTCCAGTCCCATTTATCATTCAAACCATCAATAGTATAATGAATATATCGATACTGCAAATCACCGTAAGCACTCAATCCATTAAGCAATTCATAGCTTGCTTTCAAATAAATATTAGCATCTGTTTTATCGGCTTTGTTACGATAGTATTCATGATCAGGATCAAGCACAGTATTAAAATAATTCTTCACCCAGATTACTCTACCGTAATTATTACCCTTGTATTCGTTAGCAGCTCCACCTAAAGAAGCCTGTAAACGGCCGGAAGAATAATTAAAGGAGAACACTCCTCCGCCAAAACCATTATCCATTCTTTTCTGACGAACTAAGTCACTCTTTTCTATCAGAGTTCCATAATATACAAAAGGCTGAAGTCCGTATTCTTCGAAAGATCTTTTGTTCTTATATTCCTGATAATATCCTTCTCCATCTGTATAATGCAATGTCAGGTTCATATTCCACTTTGGTGAGAATATATGAGTGTAAAGCATCTGATAATTAGTCTGAATATAGTTATCAGTCTGGTCTTTATAAAAACCAATCACATTTCCGTCAGCATCCTCAATCTCACCGCAAGGATTATATCTGCGACCTTTTCCTGCGAGGTCTTCATTACCATTCCAAGCATGATAAGTTTTTTCCTTTCCGCCGAAAACAATAAATTTAAAGATGTCGTTATCACCATAATATCCAGCCTGAGCAAAGAAAGATTTCAAATCTGTAGAAGCCCGGTCAATATATCCGTCTGAAGCAAGATTAGATAATCTGGCATCGAAAGCCCAGCGGCTTTTCAGTAATCCGGTACCCACTTTAAAAGTTTCCTTGTGCGTATTAAATGATCCATACGAACCATTAATTTCGGCATAAGGAAGTGCTGAAATAGATTCCGTTTTCATATTAATACTTGCTCCAAAAGCACCGGCACCATTGGTCGAAGTTCCAGCTCCGCGCTGAATCTGAAGATCTTCAATAGACGAAGCAAAATCGGGCATATCTACCCAATAAAGCGTGTGAGACTCGGCATCGTTCAAAGGCACGCCGTTGGCAGTAACATTAATACGTGAAGCATCCGTTCCACGAACTCGTATACCCGTATACCCCACTCCTGCTCCAGCATCTGATGTTGCTACCACCGAAGGAGTCATAGTAAGCAAGAAGGGAATATCCTGCCCAAAGTTCTGCTTTTTAATTTGATCCTTACTAACATTTGAGAATGCAACCGGAGTCTTAGCCGTTGCGCGTGTTCCTACTACCTGCACTTCCTGCAGTCTTACCAAACGCAGGCTATCCTTAACCTGCGCAAAAGACGATGAGCCAATCAGTGTTAAGCCGACAAGCATCTGTACTTTCATTTTCATACCTAAATTAAATTAATTAAAACAGAAAAGGGGTCTTTTCTATCTTTCGTTCCCTCCGCCGGCATTACCCGGATCAGGTTATGGGTATAATCTCAGCCCGTTATATTGAGGCACCCCTTATATGAGAATATGGCACAAAGGTAGTGTTTTTTTGGAATATGTAACAAAATGAAATGCTATTTTTGAAATAAAGGTCTTTGTTTATACCTGTTTGTCTTCAATATAAGTAGTCAGCTCACATATAGAGTATAGAGGAAAATTAGTCAGCCACTCTTCTTCACGGAAATCAGACATGGAAGTACGAGCAACTTTTTTCCATGATTACTCCCTCCTATTACAAAAAATCGAAGGAGTTTTTGTAATAGAATACATTTTTTCGAAGGAGTTTTTGTACTTTGAGCACACTTTTTCGAAGGAGTTTTAAAAATACAACTTTTGAGATTGAAATTAGATTGATAAAAAATGAATTCTATATAAGGTTAAAAATATTATTATTTATCAGATTTTTTATAACAATATCCTTTTGTTACCTTTGTAAATAACAAAATATGGAGTAAATGAAAGGATATAAGATCTATCAATCCCAAATAGATGCTGTTCTGCATTATATCAACATGATGGTACAGCATAATTGGTCATCTGAACCACCAAATGAGTTTAACAAGATGTTAAGTATAGATACCTTATCAGATATTGCTGCAATATCATCCCGCAATTTACATCTTATATTCAGAGCTTACACTCAGGAAAGCATCCATCAATACATAAACCGTTTACGTCTGGAATATGCTTTATATCTTTTAGAAAACAAAGCTTTAACTCATATTGAAGTCTCGGAATATATAGGTTTTGCTAATGTTACAGCTTTTTATAATGCATTTAAAAAGTTGTTTAATCTAACTCCCTTACAAATTCAAAAGAGGAATTTTACACTTGAAAAGGTAAAACCTTTAGCTAAATATCCTTTTAAAACATCTTACTCAATTATAAATATAATCGATAAGCCTGTTTTGTTTATTCCTTTCATTGGCAATTATGATACATTCTCAGAAGATATATTTGAAAAAGAAAGCTGGGATATTTTAT is part of the uncultured Bacteroides sp. genome and encodes:
- a CDS encoding TonB-dependent receptor; its protein translation is MKVQMLVGLTLIGSSSFAQVKDSLRLVRLQEVQVVGTRATAKTPVAFSNVSKDQIKKQNFGQDIPFLLTMTPSVVATSDAGAGVGYTGIRVRGTDASRINVTANGVPLNDAESHTLYWVDMPDFASSIEDLQIQRGAGTSTNGAGAFGASINMKTESISALPYAEINGSYGSFNTHKETFKVGTGLLKSRWAFDARLSNLASDGYIDRASTDLKSFFAQAGYYGDNDIFKFIVFGGKEKTYHAWNGNEDLAGKGRRYNPCGEIEDADGNVIGFYKDQTDNYIQTNYQMLYTHIFSPKWNMNLTLHYTDGEGYYQEYKNKRSFEEYGLQPFVYYGTLIEKSDLVRQKRMDNGFGGGVFSFNYSSGRLQASLGGAANEYKGNNYGRVIWVKNYFNTVLDPDHEYYRNKADKTDANIYLKASYELLNGLSAYGDLQYRYIHYTIDGLNDKWDWTKTPGGMQTLAVDNNYNFFNPKAGLFWQMNKNNSAYASFSVAHKEPTRNNFTDAKFGKTPSSERLFDYEAGYTYNDSRFLVGVNFYYMKYKDQLILTGQTNDIGEPLADNVPDSYRVGMEYMLGAKITSWLRWDGNATLSQNKINDYTEYLDNYDANWKPLYTQTSNYVGKTTIAYSPNVIANSMFTFTYKNWDAALQSSYVGKQYLSNSQQEDCVLDAYFVNNLRLGYTFSLPAFKSIHLALSINNLFNEKYESNGYGYSSYVINADKSKVRYNGAGYFAQAGTNILAGITLKF
- a CDS encoding AraC family transcriptional regulator, with product MKGYKIYQSQIDAVLHYINMMVQHNWSSEPPNEFNKMLSIDTLSDIAAISSRNLHLIFRAYTQESIHQYINRLRLEYALYLLENKALTHIEVSEYIGFANVTAFYNAFKKLFNLTPLQIQKRNFTLEKVKPLAKYPFKTSYSIINIIDKPVLFIPFIGNYDTFSEDIFEKESWDILYDYATKHNLLSENTEYWGICYDSPQITSHDKCRFYACMTICTEIKLKLNSRIKSMIISAGQYAVYTHKGSYSLLDSFYNAILNNLPPQYILGEGLILEHYLNSPVDTTEDELLTEVLLPVVRQEK
- the pnuC gene encoding nicotinamide riboside transporter PnuC, whose product is MDYLEIIGTLIGLLYLYLEYKASIYLWFAGVVMPLVYIYVFYAAGLYADMGINIYYLLAGLYGLVMWMKKSDQKEGEERPISYTPVKYFLPIIIIFAILFVGIAFILTRYTDSTVPYADSFVTALSIIGMWLLAYKYIEQWLVWIVVDVACCALYLYKGLYPTTILYGLYSVIAVFGYFKWKKMMLYNALNDEKIPVTDNR